One genomic region from Terriglobia bacterium encodes:
- a CDS encoding OmpA family protein: protein MKRTPSLLVSAVLVFLAITSAAAQTQQEPSDSQLTTRSVAAIGYQVGESGTKVDLKGTDLMPQARGEAKVEIKDKAASSTIQVWVKDLAPPSKLGAEFLTYVLWIVTPEGRTGNSGEILLNSKQEGSVKVTSPAQTFSLIITAEPYFAVRMPSEMVVLQSEIRKDTKGKIFPVSEYKLMKRAQYQKLGNPLALIPDTQRIPLEVYEARNAVDIAKSNSADKYAPDILSKAEGGLQMTERYLENKAERSTIVSTARQTIQFAEDARALAVQKQEEERIASERDEAAAKAKAEAEAKAAQEAAEAKRKADEEAQRQAELAAAKEEVLRVKEQAAQAEAERNRRAAEQLRAQLLEQFNRILETRDTPRGLVVNLGDVLFDTGKFNLRPEAREKLAKLSGIVLAHPGLTLDIEGHTDSVGSDEFNQKLSEQRASAVRDYLISQNLLDMSVTAKGFGKTQPVADNATPAGRQLNRRVEIIVSGEVIGQKIGT from the coding sequence ATGAAACGCACTCCTTCCCTTCTTGTTTCTGCTGTCTTAGTCTTCCTTGCCATCACGTCTGCGGCAGCACAGACGCAACAAGAACCCAGCGACTCTCAGCTGACTACCAGGTCGGTGGCGGCTATCGGTTATCAGGTTGGTGAGAGTGGAACAAAGGTTGACCTGAAAGGCACCGACTTGATGCCGCAGGCGCGCGGCGAAGCAAAGGTCGAAATCAAAGATAAGGCGGCGTCTTCCACCATTCAGGTTTGGGTGAAGGACCTCGCGCCTCCCTCCAAGCTCGGGGCGGAATTCCTGACATATGTTCTCTGGATTGTTACGCCTGAGGGACGAACCGGAAACTCCGGAGAGATCCTCTTGAACTCGAAACAAGAAGGCAGCGTCAAGGTCACCTCTCCAGCGCAGACCTTTTCCCTTATTATCACCGCCGAACCCTACTTCGCCGTTCGAATGCCGAGCGAGATGGTGGTTCTTCAGAGCGAGATCAGAAAGGACACTAAGGGAAAGATATTTCCGGTCAGTGAATACAAATTGATGAAGCGTGCCCAGTATCAAAAACTCGGCAATCCACTTGCGTTAATCCCGGACACTCAGCGCATTCCTCTTGAGGTCTATGAAGCACGGAATGCTGTCGACATCGCAAAATCAAACTCGGCTGACAAGTACGCCCCAGACATCCTCTCGAAGGCCGAAGGCGGTCTGCAGATGACCGAGAGGTATCTGGAGAACAAGGCGGAAAGAAGCACTATCGTTTCTACGGCTCGGCAGACGATTCAGTTCGCCGAAGACGCCCGCGCTCTTGCTGTCCAGAAACAGGAGGAGGAACGCATCGCGAGCGAACGCGACGAAGCCGCCGCTAAAGCTAAGGCAGAAGCCGAAGCCAAGGCCGCACAGGAAGCGGCCGAAGCAAAGCGTAAGGCCGACGAAGAAGCACAGCGACAGGCCGAACTCGCAGCCGCAAAGGAAGAAGTCTTGCGAGTGAAGGAACAGGCAGCGCAGGCCGAGGCCGAGAGGAATCGCAGGGCTGCCGAGCAGCTACGAGCACAGCTCCTCGAGCAGTTTAACCGCATCTTAGAGACCCGTGATACGCCACGAGGACTTGTCGTCAATCTTGGAGACGTTCTCTTTGACACCGGCAAGTTCAACTTGCGTCCTGAGGCGCGAGAGAAACTCGCAAAGCTATCCGGCATTGTCCTCGCACATCCGGGACTAACGCTCGACATTGAGGGCCATACAGACAGCGTAGGGAGCGACGAATTCAACCAAAAACTGTCAGAGCAGCGAGCTTCCGCGGTCCGGGATTATCTAATCAGCCAGAACTTGCTTGATATGAGCGTTACCGCAAAAGGATTCGGCAAGACACAGCCGGTAGCGGACAACGCGACGCCAGCGGGACGTCAGCTTAATCGGCGGGTCGAAATCATCGTCTCGGGGGAGGTCATCGGCCAAAAGATCGGTACGTAA
- a CDS encoding DUF2950 domain-containing protein, which yields MTIKISSSAPGKLVCAAAIFIACLICVTQSTSAQNQKSFAPSTSQTGFESPELAAAALIRAAADSDQDSLRIILGPDGNDIVSTGDEVQDKKRISDFIAKANEKKSFEKHKNKAILLVGDDEWPLPIPIVKYKGKWYFDSQSGREEILQRRIGANELDAIAICRGYVDAQKEYATQPHDGVHQYAQKIISSPGKQDGLFWQNADGTPAGPISEAIARAITEGYSLEKKSPYHGYFFKILKGQGPAAPLGRIDFVIDGVMIGGFALIAAPAEYGVTGIKTFMVSHDGLVYQKDLGPDTLKAFADIDLYNPDNSWQPTNDQWPVAKVSVSTNQQ from the coding sequence ATGACAATCAAAATCTCAAGTTCAGCCCCCGGTAAGCTGGTTTGCGCAGCTGCTATCTTCATCGCGTGCCTGATTTGTGTTACCCAATCCACTTCGGCGCAGAATCAGAAAAGCTTCGCACCCTCAACCTCTCAGACAGGTTTCGAGTCTCCGGAGCTTGCCGCAGCAGCACTAATCAGGGCCGCGGCAGATTCTGACCAAGACTCTCTGCGAATCATCCTCGGTCCAGACGGCAACGACATTGTTTCTACCGGCGACGAGGTTCAGGACAAAAAGAGAATCTCCGATTTCATCGCCAAGGCAAATGAAAAGAAATCCTTCGAGAAACACAAAAACAAAGCGATTCTGCTGGTTGGAGATGACGAATGGCCGCTGCCGATTCCAATCGTCAAATACAAGGGAAAGTGGTACTTCGATTCGCAAAGCGGGCGTGAAGAAATACTGCAGCGCCGAATTGGAGCCAATGAACTCGATGCCATCGCAATTTGCCGAGGTTACGTTGATGCGCAAAAGGAATACGCTACCCAGCCTCACGATGGCGTACATCAATATGCCCAGAAAATCATCAGCAGCCCCGGCAAGCAGGACGGACTGTTTTGGCAGAATGCGGATGGTACCCCAGCAGGTCCAATCAGCGAAGCGATTGCTCGTGCCATCACGGAAGGGTACTCTTTGGAAAAGAAATCTCCGTATCATGGCTACTTCTTCAAGATATTGAAAGGGCAAGGACCCGCAGCACCCTTGGGCCGAATCGATTTCGTCATCGACGGAGTCATGATTGGGGGATTTGCCCTGATTGCCGCGCCCGCTGAGTATGGAGTCACAGGTATCAAGACCTTCATGGTGAGCCACGATGGACTCGTCTACCAGAAGGATCTTGGCCCTGACACGTTGAAGGCGTTTGCCGACATCGACCTCTACAACCCTGACAACAGCTGGCAACCGACTAACGATCAATGGCCTGTCGCCAAGGTCTCGGTATCCACAAACCAGCAATGA
- a CDS encoding DUF3300 domain-containing protein, with protein MLFKIFNRGIAALLCMSLMIYAEPLAFGTVVQEQQAAPEAAAIPNDQLDSLVAPIALYPDPLLSQILVASTYPLEIVQLSQWMQKNSKMGQDKMIEAVKKESWDASVQALVALPDLVKNLAENIKWTTDIGNAFLAQQNDVMDAVQRMRVKAKDKGNLKSSEQQKVETKVVENKTIVVIEPAKTDVVYVPSYDPMVVYGAPAYPYPAYAYPPPGYYAAGAAISFGVGMMVGAAWGGGGWGWGAGWGGNNNVYINHNNNFVNNSNRQNIQGGNRNRVNAQGKSNWQHNPEHRGGAPYSDRATANKFGGTARGDSMSTRQANARQQSRGQAGVSNRASGSGAGNRGESYMGGNRASAGTRDSGSRGGGGDRIGNQSVSRDSGSKGSAFGGGGSNRASASASSSRGASSMGRSGGGRSGGGGRRR; from the coding sequence ATGTTATTCAAGATATTCAATCGCGGGATTGCGGCGCTTTTATGCATGAGCCTCATGATCTATGCCGAGCCGCTCGCGTTTGGGACAGTAGTCCAGGAGCAGCAGGCGGCACCCGAAGCTGCGGCTATCCCGAATGACCAACTCGATTCTCTCGTGGCTCCAATTGCTCTATATCCCGATCCTCTCCTAAGCCAGATTCTTGTTGCATCCACTTACCCTCTCGAAATCGTGCAACTGAGCCAATGGATGCAGAAGAACAGCAAGATGGGCCAGGACAAGATGATCGAAGCCGTGAAAAAGGAAAGCTGGGACGCGAGTGTCCAGGCCCTGGTTGCACTCCCGGACCTGGTTAAGAATCTTGCTGAGAATATTAAGTGGACGACCGATATCGGGAATGCATTCCTTGCACAGCAGAACGATGTTATGGATGCAGTTCAAAGAATGCGCGTGAAGGCCAAGGACAAGGGCAATCTGAAGAGCAGCGAACAGCAAAAGGTTGAAACCAAAGTCGTCGAGAACAAAACAATCGTTGTCATCGAACCTGCCAAGACGGATGTCGTGTACGTCCCCTCCTACGACCCAATGGTCGTTTACGGAGCACCGGCATACCCGTACCCGGCTTATGCATATCCACCGCCGGGCTACTATGCCGCCGGCGCTGCGATCTCGTTCGGCGTGGGAATGATGGTCGGAGCTGCGTGGGGAGGCGGGGGATGGGGATGGGGAGCTGGATGGGGCGGCAATAACAATGTCTATATCAACCACAACAACAATTTCGTCAATAACTCGAATCGTCAGAACATTCAGGGCGGAAACCGCAATCGGGTAAATGCCCAGGGCAAAAGCAACTGGCAGCACAATCCGGAGCACCGCGGTGGGGCCCCCTATTCCGATCGTGCAACTGCAAACAAGTTTGGCGGAACCGCGCGTGGAGATTCGATGTCCACGCGGCAGGCGAACGCGCGCCAGCAGTCGCGCGGGCAGGCCGGCGTCAGCAATCGCGCCAGCGGGTCCGGTGCGGGAAATCGCGGCGAGAGTTACATGGGCGGCAATCGTGCTTCAGCTGGTACTCGTGATTCCGGCAGCCGCGGAGGTGGCGGAGATCGTATCGGAAATCAGAGCGTCTCGCGCGATTCCGGATCCAAGGGCAGCGCATTTGGTGGCGGAGGCAGCAACCGCGCTTCAGCCAGCGCCAGTAGTTCACGTGGGGCATCTAGTATGGGCCGGTCCGGCGGTGGACGTTCGGGCGGCGGTGGACGGCGGCGTTAA
- a CDS encoding alkyl sulfatase dimerization domain-containing protein — MGAPVELTKAPNGAITNKKLLDRIGDFSWLKPTIENPAKGIWVFGGYALAPMSVIEAEDGLIAFDTGDTKHDGECMFEALRTVTKKPVKAIIYGHSHPVAGAGVLAEGNKDVMVIGHPNLNEVVKQNMGTGGAPAFYPEVGPYLTARALTQFNAYMPSEGPDAYVVPTNLTKVDFAFLPVNRPVQDGEEMTILGIKLKFFTKYGSDDKVHTTVWLPDRKIVFTTLLWNAPPQLYPLRGDVFRDPREWIAGLKFTRDLNPEVLISSASRPVVGAKNVRDTLEQYLDGVSFVLDQSLRGILGGMGPDELRHFVKFPKYLDEAPPNLQSYGEISTYPPAIYYQTVGWYDNDAANLKPLAPGDEARRLVPLMGGREKVLEAARAALDKKEYAWAAKLANLLYLVDNQDKDARQLKADALRQMAIVSTGANDRAHLMSQALALEGKTTIARLIPPPAESIMAAPSKFIDYFRVRIDPAKSDTTNKLIRFEFSDGSKAGLHIRRAVAEFIPEPEKYHRKPDVTLAMSGETWVKLYLSRATPEDLIRSGEVMVKGDTAEAARLINLFDRYRPENAVVIPPAYLDHAH, encoded by the coding sequence ATGGGGGCGCCAGTCGAGCTGACCAAAGCGCCAAACGGGGCCATCACGAACAAGAAGTTGCTCGATCGCATTGGAGACTTCAGCTGGCTCAAGCCGACGATCGAGAATCCTGCAAAAGGGATATGGGTCTTCGGAGGTTATGCGCTCGCCCCCATGAGTGTCATCGAAGCCGAAGATGGCCTCATCGCGTTCGATACCGGCGATACCAAGCACGACGGCGAATGCATGTTCGAAGCCCTCCGCACGGTTACCAAGAAACCTGTCAAGGCGATCATCTACGGCCACTCGCACCCGGTGGCAGGGGCTGGCGTGCTGGCGGAGGGTAATAAGGACGTGATGGTGATAGGCCACCCGAATCTGAACGAGGTGGTTAAGCAGAATATGGGGACCGGCGGAGCTCCGGCTTTCTATCCAGAAGTGGGTCCCTATCTCACGGCGCGAGCACTGACGCAGTTCAATGCTTACATGCCGAGCGAAGGTCCGGATGCCTATGTGGTGCCAACCAACCTGACCAAGGTTGATTTCGCTTTTCTGCCCGTGAATCGGCCCGTGCAGGACGGCGAGGAGATGACGATCCTGGGGATCAAGCTTAAGTTCTTCACCAAGTATGGTTCAGACGACAAGGTCCATACGACCGTTTGGCTCCCCGACCGCAAGATCGTCTTTACAACGCTTCTCTGGAACGCACCGCCGCAACTGTACCCGCTGCGTGGCGATGTGTTCCGTGACCCAAGGGAGTGGATAGCCGGTCTGAAATTCACGCGTGACCTGAATCCCGAAGTGCTGATCTCTTCAGCGTCCAGGCCGGTCGTCGGTGCCAAGAACGTGCGGGACACGCTGGAGCAATACCTTGACGGTGTGAGCTTCGTCCTCGATCAATCCCTCCGCGGCATCCTGGGCGGGATGGGTCCGGATGAGCTGCGTCACTTCGTTAAGTTTCCAAAGTATCTTGATGAGGCGCCTCCTAACCTCCAGTCCTACGGGGAGATTTCAACGTATCCTCCGGCGATCTATTACCAGACGGTTGGGTGGTATGACAACGACGCAGCGAATCTCAAGCCGCTTGCGCCTGGCGACGAAGCCCGCCGATTGGTGCCGCTTATGGGCGGCCGCGAGAAAGTCCTTGAGGCGGCGCGAGCCGCACTGGACAAGAAGGAATATGCTTGGGCAGCCAAACTCGCCAACCTGCTTTACCTGGTCGACAACCAGGACAAGGATGCGCGCCAACTCAAGGCCGATGCCTTGCGCCAGATGGCCATTGTCTCGACTGGCGCCAACGATCGCGCCCACCTTATGTCGCAAGCACTTGCCCTGGAAGGAAAGACGACGATCGCACGCCTCATCCCGCCGCCAGCGGAGTCCATCATGGCGGCCCCTTCAAAATTCATCGACTACTTCCGTGTTCGAATTGACCCGGCAAAAAGCGACACGACAAACAAGCTCATTCGCTTTGAGTTTTCCGACGGGTCCAAGGCGGGTCTTCATATTCGGCGTGCGGTTGCTGAGTTCATTCCGGAGCCTGAAAAGTACCACCGCAAGCCCGACGTCACGCTGGCGATGTCTGGAGAGACCTGGGTCAAACTCTATTTAAGCCGGGCAACACCGGAAGACTTGATAAGGAGCGGAGAGGTCATGGTCAAAGGCGATACGGCAGAAGCCGCTCGCTTGATCAACTTGTTCGACCGTTACCGACCAGAGAATGCAGTGGTGATTCCACCGGCCTACCTGGACCACGCACACTGA